The genomic interval TTAAGCAATGAATAAAAATAAATGTCGTTGGATTTTTTTCTTTTAAAAACCCAACCTGATTTAATAGTACGTAGCTAATTCATTGCGGTCGCATAAGAGGAGTAAATTATAAGTAAGGGCTTCTTGCAAGTCAAGGCAATACAAATGGCATTATCTCAACCTTAACCGTAATCTTAAATTTTTACTATTTAAAATATCTGAGAATATTATGAAAAAAGCTTTAATAACCGGAATTACCGGACAAGACGGCTCCTATCTTGCAGAATTTCTCCTTTCCATGGGCTATGAAACTCACGGCCTTATTCGCAGATCCAGTACCTTTAACACCGGCAGGATTGATCACCTCTACCGGGACCCCCATGACCCCGATGCACGGCTTTTTTTGCATTACGGAGACCTTTCCGATTCGGGACAAATAACAAACCTCATCTATAATATTCAGCCTGATGAAGTATATCACCTGGCAGCGCAAAGCCATGTACGCGTTAGCTTTGATATGCCTGAATCCACTGGGGATATTAGTGGCCTGGGCACAACAAGGTTGTTAGAGGCAGTAAGGAGAAGCGGCATTAAAACCAAAGTGTATCAGGCAAGTAGTAGCGAGATGTTCGGAGATGCCCTTCCTCCTCAAAATGAGGAAACACATTTCAGGCCAAGAAGCCCCTATGCTGCAGCCAAAGTCTATGCCTACTGGATGACAGTTAACTATCGGGAGGGGTACAATATGTTTGCCTGTAATGGAATCCTCTTTAATCACGAATCACCCAGAAGAGGCGAGACTTTTGTAACAAGAAAGATAACGAGGGCGGTGGCAAACATCGTTGCCGGAAAGCAAAAGAAATTGTATTTGGGTAATTTGGCGGCCAGAAGGGACTGGGGTTTTGCCCCGGAATATGTAGTGTGCCAATGGTTAATACTTCAACAGGAAAGACCGGATGATTATGCGATAGGAACCGGCGAAAGCCATTCGGTAAGAGAATTTGTCGAAATTGCCTTCAAACTTGTTGGGGTTGATTTGGAATGGAAGGGAAAAGGCGCCGAAGAAAAAGGCGTCGTTCGCTCCTTAACCTCCGCCTTATCCTCAACCTCCGCACTTAAAACCGGCGACGTCCTTGTTGAAATCGATCCCAGATACTTCAGGCCTACAGAAGTAGACTTTTTATGTGCCGACATAACGAAGGCACAAAAAAAATTAAACTGGGCGCCGAGGGTTACATTTCACGAGCTTGTCCAAATTATGGTTGACTCTGATATGGAATTGGCCGGTTTAAAATCATCGGGCGACGGCGTCAGGATTCTGAGACAGAAGGGGATTGGCTGGATAGGGGAAATACCATAGGACTGAAGGGCAGAAAGCATATAGCCATGGGTGAAACCCAATAAGCGCTATAGAAATTCCTAAGCTGGTATAGCCAGAACCAAACAAGCGAGAAATTAAAAATACGAAACCCGAAGTACGAAACAAATTTGAAGAACAATGCATAAAATTCAAAACAAATCCAAAACATACAACAAGTATGAAGCACGAAACGCGAGATACAAAAGAAGCGCTTGTTTAGAATTTCAAATCATTTTGTCATTAGAATTTGTTTCGGATTTCGTGTTTCTTATTTCGTATTTCACCTTTAAATATTTTGCCAAGAAGTCTGGGGCCGGCCTGGCAACCTGAACTCTACAGTAGCCCCCTTTCAAAATTCCCCATCACGGAATTATTGACCTTACTCATGGTTTGAATTTTTGAAAATATATCCTGCACCATTTCAGGTGTATAATCCTTATAACATAAGTCAACCCTGAAGTCCCTTTGACCGCCATCAATCAGTTTCGGAATGTACTGAATAAGGGAAAATGGCTTTTGTCCAATCACTACTGTCCTGCAATCCTCATTTATGGCTGTAAAGCGGTCGCCATATTCATTTTCCAGTGTCATTTGACTGAAACCGCACCAATTCTTTCCAGGACACTCCCTTTTCATGTTTGCCCAAATGCAGGTCTCTGAGGTAAAGAGCGGGGTATCCTGATAAATAATCAACTCAGCATGGGGAGAAAACAGCTTTTCCAGATTCTCTTTGTCATCTTCCGGAGAGAGCGTATATCTGCAGAATCCCAACTCGCGCAGTTTAATCGCAGAAAGCGGATTCAGACAATAGAAAGGGTAATCGGCATACAATTGTACCTCTGCGTCTTCAAATAACTCAATTGCACCGGGGTTGGAGATATGGAATTGCCGAAACCCCTGTGAGAGCAACTCCTGTACGGCCTTCTTACAATACCCGTAGGTCATGCATCCTATCCCTGTATCCCTCATGATGGCGGGTAATGAGAAAACGATCTTGTCTCTTCCATTTGATGGAGAGATATTTTCATTATTTTCTCCGCAAGTGTATAACAACGCACTTAATCCCCTTTTGTTAAAGGATGTTTGATTATGGCTTTGCAGTGCCAGGAGATCCCCAATCGTTTCCTCGGTAAGGACTATATATATCTTGTGAACCGTTTCCAGTGGGATGTGGTTTAAATAGTCCGGTTTATCTACCTTCAGAGATAGCCTTATTCCTCCGGCAGAAACATCCCTATGTACTGGATGAGTAAATTCAATCCACTCCCCCTTAACCCACTTCTTTATGCTTTCACACCTGCGATCCCTGTCCTTGTGCCATTCTTCATAAAATATCCGGAAATACTCCCTTCGGATTTCATTTAACACGCTGAGCGGAACAAATAATTCATCGGAAATTTCTGTATGAATATCTTTCAGCTCAAAGGACGTCTCGCCCAGGCGGGAAAAGCACTCTTTTACCTGTTCTCTTTCTGTTGTCCTGTGAATGCTCTTTTCCAGTTTCACCGAAAAATTCATGGGAAACGAGAAATACCTTGCCGTGCCCTTTATGTCTATGCCGTCAGGCATTATTTTGATTTCCAAATCCACGGGCATCCTGGAAGCCTCTGATTTTTTCGGTACTTTTGGCGCAAAATATTCTTTGATCTTTTGCGAAGAGAGCAAGTACAACCTTGCCCCTACCCCAGGTTGATATTGCCGTTCTGTGTCGATCATGGCAATATCACCTGCCTTTATACCAAACACCCTCTTCCCATTGACCCTGATATTCCTTACGGGTAACAAGGCGGGTTCCTTTGCGCCATTCTCAAAAAACTGTAATAAATCCCTTACACCGATTTCAGCATCTGCCCGAACGGTAATGCAGCCCTTTCCCTGTTTTGTTACCTCACCCGCATAAGCGCCTATATTTGCAGGATAGAATGGATTGATCGCGTCTGAGGCCTTGACTTGTTTATTATTGGAGAATCGTTCTATATCCTGTACGAATTTTGGGGATTTTACAACTGCCCCGCCTTGCGAAGGATGAGACAAGAAAGGGGCATTTTCCGGGCGTGGCGCATATTTGTTATTGCTGTTTTTTTTACCTTGTTGATACGTTTCTTCAAACAGGTA from Candidatus Kuenenia stuttgartiensis carries:
- the gmd gene encoding GDP-mannose 4,6-dehydratase, which produces MKKALITGITGQDGSYLAEFLLSMGYETHGLIRRSSTFNTGRIDHLYRDPHDPDARLFLHYGDLSDSGQITNLIYNIQPDEVYHLAAQSHVRVSFDMPESTGDISGLGTTRLLEAVRRSGIKTKVYQASSSEMFGDALPPQNEETHFRPRSPYAAAKVYAYWMTVNYREGYNMFACNGILFNHESPRRGETFVTRKITRAVANIVAGKQKKLYLGNLAARRDWGFAPEYVVCQWLILQQERPDDYAIGTGESHSVREFVEIAFKLVGVDLEWKGKGAEEKGVVRSLTSALSSTSALKTGDVLVEIDPRYFRPTEVDFLCADITKAQKKLNWAPRVTFHELVQIMVDSDMELAGLKSSGDGVRILRQKGIGWIGEIP
- a CDS encoding peptidase U32 family protein; amino-acid sequence: MECFFVAVENGADAIYVGLKDFSARASACNFSIDDVRKAIAYARKMSVRVYVAINTLIKTDELEKVVEYLIALDELRPDALIIQDLGLLFLIQSQFPQFTLHASTQMTIHNLAGVKQMERMGFKRVVLSRELSVDEIKNIALNSNMEIEVFVHGALCYSYSGLCFFSSVMGGRSGNRGRCAQPCRMYYKSPQGEGGYLFSMKDLRTLTHVNRLMAAGIHSFKIEGRMKSAEYVAAATHVYRQAIDGTLEDMDNAIHLMNTVFSRETTYSYLFEETYQQGKKNSNNKYAPRPENAPFLSHPSQGGAVVKSPKFVQDIERFSNNKQVKASDAINPFYPANIGAYAGEVTKQGKGCITVRADAEIGVRDLLQFFENGAKEPALLPVRNIRVNGKRVFGIKAGDIAMIDTERQYQPGVGARLYLLSSQKIKEYFAPKVPKKSEASRMPVDLEIKIMPDGIDIKGTARYFSFPMNFSVKLEKSIHRTTEREQVKECFSRLGETSFELKDIHTEISDELFVPLSVLNEIRREYFRIFYEEWHKDRDRRCESIKKWVKGEWIEFTHPVHRDVSAGGIRLSLKVDKPDYLNHIPLETVHKIYIVLTEETIGDLLALQSHNQTSFNKRGLSALLYTCGENNENISPSNGRDKIVFSLPAIMRDTGIGCMTYGYCKKAVQELLSQGFRQFHISNPGAIELFEDAEVQLYADYPFYCLNPLSAIKLRELGFCRYTLSPEDDKENLEKLFSPHAELIIYQDTPLFTSETCIWANMKRECPGKNWCGFSQMTLENEYGDRFTAINEDCRTVVIGQKPFSLIQYIPKLIDGGQRDFRVDLCYKDYTPEMVQDIFSKIQTMSKVNNSVMGNFERGLL